The following coding sequences lie in one Brevibacterium marinum genomic window:
- a CDS encoding SGNH/GDSL hydrolase family protein, translated as MLETIGTYVAIGDSFSEGLMDPDPDGVDNRYRGWADRLAQMLVDSPVGSPDLAYANLAIRGRLLDSIVDEQVPKALAMKPDLVSFCAGGNDCLRPMADIDDLAGQFERAVVAFREAGIEVLMCNGFDTEISSPLIRAVRPRVGIYNAHLWSIAQRHGCHMTDVWGLRPLYAGDMWADDRIHLSPAGHDLVARQALATLESGHSLPAEGFAMPARPTRPIRDVVSEESKWAREHFAPWVGRRLRGQSSGDKLGAKLPDLTRVRRSE; from the coding sequence ATGCTCGAGACCATCGGTACGTATGTGGCCATCGGCGATTCCTTCAGCGAGGGGCTGATGGATCCCGATCCGGACGGCGTCGACAATCGGTACCGAGGGTGGGCCGATCGTCTGGCGCAGATGCTCGTCGACTCCCCCGTCGGCAGCCCCGATCTCGCGTACGCCAACCTCGCCATCCGCGGTCGACTCCTCGACTCGATCGTCGACGAGCAGGTGCCCAAAGCCCTCGCCATGAAACCCGATCTGGTCAGCTTCTGCGCCGGCGGCAATGACTGCCTGCGGCCGATGGCCGACATCGACGACCTGGCCGGTCAGTTCGAACGAGCCGTCGTCGCGTTTCGGGAGGCCGGCATCGAGGTGCTCATGTGCAACGGATTCGACACGGAGATCAGCTCACCGCTGATCCGTGCGGTGCGTCCTCGCGTGGGCATCTACAACGCCCACCTGTGGTCGATCGCACAGCGTCACGGCTGCCACATGACCGATGTCTGGGGTCTGCGCCCGCTCTACGCCGGTGACATGTGGGCCGACGACAGGATCCACCTCTCGCCCGCGGGGCATGACCTCGTCGCCAGGCAGGCGCTGGCGACGCTGGAGAGCGGACATTCGCTGCCCGCCGAGGGCTTTGCGATGCCTGCTCGTCCGACCCGTCCGATCAGGGACGTCGTCAGCGAGGAGTCGAAATGGGCTCGGGAGCACTTCGCCCCCTGGGTCGGTCGTCGTCTGCGCGGACAGTCCTCGGGCGACAAGCTCGGCGCCAAGCTGCCCGACCTCACCCGCGTGCGCAGGTCCGAATGA
- a CDS encoding MFS transporter, which translates to MLKPILWPVLAPSLLFAVGVGSILPIVVLGALNLGASSSFAAAIVGIMGAVSLAATVPAGILIDRLGDFRAMLVATITAIVVLGGIVAAFLWDSSASLIVYTIALMLFAPVADVWNLARQAVVAEVMPAKDLAKAMTALGGTQRVGNLIGPIVGAGLMLVLPLWSVFVFAGAASLAAIVVMALPIAHIPGYSDRGNARSAPPAAGAPDADCSTDPTPAEAAGTNARKPPRPRLEVRWKAVVLVGISIIALTVARSAQPVVIQLWGVEIGLQESSISLLIAFGAGLELGFMFLGAYIKDRLGRTTTMVACLTIFGSGFVLMVLRPDLVGMIAAASVMAFGNGLGAGVNMTIGADLSPVIGRARFLGIWAIFSNGGKLAGPTLISVVIALASLRFGVVFPGLFALLGAVWALIWSKQIGLPGRMRR; encoded by the coding sequence GTGCTCAAACCCATCTTGTGGCCGGTCCTCGCGCCCTCACTCCTCTTCGCCGTCGGTGTGGGCTCGATTCTTCCCATCGTGGTCCTCGGCGCGCTCAACCTGGGCGCGAGCTCGTCCTTCGCCGCCGCCATCGTCGGCATCATGGGCGCAGTGTCCCTTGCCGCAACGGTGCCGGCGGGAATCCTCATCGACCGCCTCGGCGACTTCCGGGCGATGCTCGTCGCCACGATCACAGCGATCGTCGTCCTCGGCGGGATCGTCGCGGCCTTCCTCTGGGACTCCTCGGCCTCCCTGATCGTGTACACGATCGCGCTCATGCTCTTCGCTCCGGTCGCCGATGTGTGGAACCTGGCCAGGCAGGCCGTCGTCGCCGAGGTGATGCCGGCGAAGGATCTGGCCAAGGCGATGACCGCCCTGGGCGGCACGCAGCGGGTGGGCAACCTCATCGGACCGATCGTCGGTGCGGGACTCATGCTCGTCCTCCCACTCTGGTCGGTCTTCGTCTTCGCGGGAGCCGCGTCCCTCGCCGCCATCGTCGTCATGGCCCTGCCCATCGCCCACATCCCCGGCTACTCGGACCGCGGGAATGCCCGTTCGGCCCCGCCCGCGGCAGGGGCGCCGGACGCCGATTGCTCGACGGACCCCACCCCCGCCGAGGCGGCCGGGACGAATGCGCGCAAGCCCCCTCGTCCTCGCCTGGAGGTGAGGTGGAAGGCCGTGGTCCTCGTCGGGATCTCGATCATCGCCCTGACCGTGGCCCGGTCCGCTCAACCGGTGGTGATCCAGCTGTGGGGCGTCGAGATCGGGCTGCAGGAGTCATCGATCTCCCTGCTCATCGCCTTCGGTGCCGGCCTCGAATTGGGCTTCATGTTCCTCGGCGCCTACATCAAGGATCGCCTCGGTCGGACGACGACAATGGTGGCCTGTCTCACGATCTTCGGATCCGGCTTCGTCCTCATGGTGCTGCGTCCGGACCTGGTCGGGATGATCGCGGCCGCCTCGGTCATGGCATTCGGCAACGGACTGGGTGCCGGGGTGAACATGACCATCGGTGCGGACCTGTCGCCGGTGATCGGACGCGCCCGCTTCCTCGGCATCTGGGCGATCTTCTCCAACGGCGGCAAGCTGGCGGGCCCGACCCTCATCTCCGTGGTCATCGCCCTCGCCTCGCTGCGGTTCGGGGTCGTGTTCCCGGGGCTCTTCGCTCTCCTCGGTGCCGTGTGGGCGCTCATCTGGTCCAAACAGATCGGACTGCCTGGCAGAATGCGCCGCTGA
- a CDS encoding PaaX family transcriptional regulator, whose amino-acid sequence MSRIVALEPAPGSPTSLLRTFVGLHLRDLGGWIRVAGLLELLATAGVPTSSTRSAVSRLKDRGLLLSEKRDSLAGYRVDPAAATDLERGDRRIFSYRGQRDDEPWCLVSYSLPEVERSKRVQLRRALMGLGFGAVSDGLWIAPGHLRAEAEDAVDRLAAREHATIFITQTPRTAGPFARSAAAWWDLDRLALRHTVFLDRYEHHAIEASASDDRESFILWLRCVDDWKTIPYVDPGLPANALPADWPGMRSVDLFAELRARFSAPAHDYVAKVAAAD is encoded by the coding sequence GTGAGCCGAATCGTCGCCCTCGAACCGGCACCGGGCAGTCCCACCTCATTGCTGCGGACGTTCGTCGGACTCCACTTGCGGGACTTGGGCGGGTGGATCCGCGTCGCGGGTCTGCTCGAGCTCCTGGCCACGGCGGGAGTTCCGACCTCCTCGACCCGCAGCGCCGTGTCGAGGCTCAAGGACAGGGGGCTGCTCCTGTCGGAGAAGCGGGACAGCCTCGCGGGGTACCGTGTGGACCCAGCGGCCGCGACCGACCTCGAACGCGGCGATCGGCGGATCTTCTCCTACCGCGGCCAGCGGGATGACGAACCTTGGTGTCTCGTCTCCTACTCCCTGCCTGAAGTGGAGCGGTCGAAGCGGGTCCAGCTGCGTCGAGCGCTCATGGGATTGGGCTTCGGCGCGGTCTCCGACGGACTGTGGATCGCTCCCGGACATCTGCGCGCAGAGGCAGAGGACGCGGTGGACAGGCTCGCGGCCCGCGAGCATGCGACGATCTTCATCACGCAGACGCCGCGGACGGCCGGGCCCTTCGCGCGGTCGGCGGCGGCGTGGTGGGACCTGGATCGACTTGCACTCAGACACACCGTATTCCTCGACCGGTATGAGCACCATGCCATCGAGGCATCTGCCTCCGATGACCGTGAATCCTTCATCCTGTGGCTGCGCTGCGTCGATGATTGGAAGACGATCCCCTACGTGGATCCGGGACTGCCCGCCAACGCTCTGCCCGCGGACTGGCCGGGAATGAGAAGCGTCGATCTGTTCGCCGAGCTGCGCGCCCGGTTCTCCGCACCCGCACACGACTATGTCGCGAAGGTCGCAGCCGCAGACTGA
- a CDS encoding alpha/beta hydrolase translates to MDQTTSAPDESERFATLSAAGAALDPVASESARSADAAVAGFSRHEYGRSPDQFLEVYGDPTTTSATVIFVHGGYFRQGTDLTHARPLAAALAEAGVLCVLVEYRRSGGQPNCLDDVTSAIAFACDSLSAWGVNPRARDRLIVSGHSAGGCLVLAWASHLGEVGPEFRLRPLAPITDLFREVEDGLAGGAVLDYMGASPEQDLAPYLREDPRSRALLIPGRADLVTFHGDRDLTVDIGFSRVFPARLIVAEGADHADLVDPDSKHFPLLLDVLLG, encoded by the coding sequence ATGGACCAGACCACGAGCGCCCCCGACGAGAGTGAGCGATTCGCCACACTGAGCGCGGCCGGTGCCGCACTCGACCCGGTCGCCTCGGAATCGGCGCGATCGGCAGATGCCGCCGTCGCCGGCTTCTCCCGTCACGAGTACGGCAGAAGCCCCGATCAGTTCCTCGAAGTCTACGGTGACCCGACCACCACCTCGGCGACGGTGATCTTCGTCCACGGCGGATACTTCCGCCAAGGCACGGACCTCACCCATGCCCGGCCCCTGGCCGCAGCCCTCGCCGAGGCGGGGGTGCTGTGCGTGCTCGTCGAGTACCGACGCTCCGGTGGGCAGCCGAACTGCCTCGACGATGTCACCTCGGCCATCGCATTCGCGTGCGATTCGCTGTCGGCCTGGGGCGTGAATCCGCGGGCGCGGGACAGGCTCATCGTGTCCGGGCATTCGGCGGGAGGATGCCTGGTCCTCGCCTGGGCGAGCCACCTCGGCGAGGTTGGGCCGGAATTCCGCCTGCGGCCGCTCGCCCCGATCACGGACCTGTTCCGGGAAGTCGAGGACGGTCTCGCCGGGGGCGCTGTGCTCGACTACATGGGGGCGAGCCCCGAACAGGACCTCGCACCGTATCTGCGTGAGGACCCGCGGTCACGGGCGCTGCTCATCCCGGGGCGGGCGGATCTGGTCACTTTCCACGGCGACAGGGACCTCACGGTCGACATCGGCTTCTCACGGGTGTTCCCGGCGCGCCTGATCGTTGCCGAGGGCGCCGATCACGCCGATCTCGTCGACCCCGATTCCAAGCATTTCCCCCTCCTGCTCGACGTGCTGCTGGGCTGA
- a CDS encoding low temperature requirement protein A, whose protein sequence is MTSDAVQPSRFRLVPMRPREPGEEGRAASTLELFFDLVFVIAVSIAASTLHDTVTAGHLGVGLAKYLMIFFAIWWAWMNFTWFATSFDTDDWLYRVMTIVQMGGVLILAAGIGPAFADDDFLFVILGYILMRVVMIAQWLRASRHAGGARRTTVVYACGIGIVQVLWVTWMSIDDHVLSTVVFLILVLAEVAIPVVAEARGTTPWHPEHITERYGCFTIIVLGESMLASANAVFEALSDSEDIVSLVSLGVLSLIVTAAMWWIYFWPPHHRAIGSLGGSLAYGYGHYVIFAAAGAFSAGVGIEVDSQLGVSALDPVLATFTVSVPIAVFVLGVWLLAIRPNAGGAVNTIVPICALLVLCDPIIPIPTFLTTFFMIIIVITLIVASPKGGESSTGTEVRA, encoded by the coding sequence ATGACCAGTGACGCGGTGCAGCCGAGCAGGTTCCGACTCGTCCCGATGCGGCCGCGCGAGCCCGGTGAGGAGGGACGCGCGGCGAGCACTCTCGAACTCTTCTTCGACCTCGTGTTCGTCATCGCGGTGTCCATCGCCGCGTCCACCCTGCATGACACGGTCACTGCCGGCCACCTCGGCGTGGGCCTGGCCAAGTACCTCATGATCTTCTTCGCGATCTGGTGGGCGTGGATGAACTTCACCTGGTTCGCGACCTCCTTCGACACCGATGACTGGCTCTACCGGGTGATGACGATCGTGCAGATGGGCGGTGTGCTCATCCTGGCGGCGGGCATCGGGCCTGCCTTCGCCGATGACGACTTCCTCTTCGTCATCCTCGGCTACATCCTCATGCGCGTGGTCATGATCGCGCAGTGGCTGCGGGCCTCTCGGCATGCGGGCGGGGCGCGGCGAACGACCGTCGTCTACGCCTGCGGAATCGGCATCGTGCAGGTGCTGTGGGTGACGTGGATGAGCATCGACGATCACGTGCTGTCGACGGTCGTCTTCCTCATCCTCGTCCTCGCCGAGGTGGCCATCCCCGTCGTCGCGGAAGCGCGGGGGACGACGCCCTGGCATCCGGAGCACATCACCGAACGCTATGGCTGCTTCACGATCATCGTCCTCGGCGAGTCCATGCTCGCCTCGGCGAACGCGGTGTTCGAAGCCCTCTCCGACAGTGAGGACATCGTCTCGCTGGTCTCTCTCGGCGTCCTCAGCCTCATCGTGACGGCGGCGATGTGGTGGATCTACTTCTGGCCGCCCCATCACCGCGCGATCGGCAGCCTCGGTGGCTCACTCGCCTACGGCTACGGCCACTACGTCATCTTCGCCGCCGCCGGAGCGTTCTCCGCAGGAGTCGGCATCGAAGTCGATTCGCAACTGGGCGTGAGCGCGCTTGATCCGGTGCTTGCGACCTTCACGGTCTCGGTGCCGATCGCGGTCTTCGTCCTCGGCGTGTGGCTGCTGGCGATCAGGCCGAACGCCGGCGGCGCCGTCAACACGATCGTGCCGATCTGCGCGCTCCTCGTGCTGTGTGATCCGATCATCCCGATCCCGACATTCCTCACGACCTTCTTCATGATCATCATCGTCATCACCCTGATCGTGGCCTCGCCGAAGGGCGGTGAGTCGTCAACAGGCACCGAGGTGAGGGCGTGA
- a CDS encoding ABC1 kinase family protein, whose product MAALDFGAYVLLSIAALLFLFLQSWLAATVVRRVVGVPTGWPRTIGVGLVMSAVMALTVQYLYRAGTGQNAGGLDVAPGVALMLLLLATGWIFALGVGALVVIEAAFPTGSVPGPQSLLFGWKARRRRGRRYAEVVSIAVRHGLGSQIRGFGRSASRGREAKTARALKNSLAEAGVTFVKLGQMLSTRRDVLPPAYVHELELLQTQVSPEPWSVIEPAIVERMGRPLNEVFSRIDATPLAAASVAQVHEATLLDGTDVIVKVQRPKALNQVNQDLDIILRLARWLNKTTVWGQDLGIENLAKGFANSLEEELDYRIELGNMRAIEDSLRRSGKFSVTVPHSYPELSSERLLIMDRLPGRPVSSAGQLLAELSQKERKALATTLLGATLEQIITDGVFHSDLHAGNIFIMPEGGLGLLDFGAVGRLDPGTQTALGLMLYSIDQNDSAGATDSLIELLGRPENLDDRAVERAVGELLTRYGGGNRSYNGQKLFDDLFNLVLAHRFSVPAPISAAFRAMASVEGALLVIDPTFDVVDVARNEGNRLMRSKLKSTKITDELQRRTMQILPMIDRMPRRLNKITEDLEQGRFSMNMRVLENTSDRRFLTSLFQQLIVAVLAGAAVLGAIMLITSEEGPLLTEGIHLYAFFGFVLLFGGFVLSMRSLMLVFKRGVDG is encoded by the coding sequence ATGGCCGCCCTCGATTTCGGAGCCTACGTGCTGCTGAGCATCGCCGCCCTGCTGTTCCTCTTCCTGCAGTCGTGGCTTGCCGCAACCGTTGTGCGCCGCGTCGTCGGCGTCCCGACAGGATGGCCGCGGACCATCGGGGTGGGCCTGGTGATGAGCGCTGTCATGGCGCTGACGGTGCAGTACCTCTATCGCGCCGGAACGGGACAGAACGCCGGTGGTCTCGACGTCGCGCCGGGAGTCGCTCTCATGCTCCTGCTGCTGGCCACCGGTTGGATCTTCGCCTTGGGCGTCGGAGCGCTCGTCGTCATCGAAGCGGCCTTCCCGACGGGCTCCGTGCCCGGCCCCCAGTCTCTGCTCTTCGGCTGGAAGGCGCGCAGGCGACGCGGCCGACGCTACGCCGAGGTCGTCTCGATCGCAGTCCGCCACGGTCTGGGATCACAGATCCGCGGCTTCGGCCGAAGTGCGTCCCGGGGGCGTGAGGCCAAGACGGCCCGAGCGCTGAAGAACTCCCTGGCGGAAGCCGGAGTCACCTTCGTCAAGCTCGGACAGATGCTCTCGACCCGTCGTGATGTACTGCCTCCCGCCTACGTCCACGAGTTGGAGCTGCTGCAGACGCAGGTCTCCCCCGAACCCTGGTCGGTCATCGAACCGGCGATCGTCGAGCGCATGGGCAGACCGCTGAACGAGGTGTTCTCGCGCATCGACGCCACACCACTGGCCGCCGCCTCAGTGGCACAGGTCCATGAGGCCACGCTGCTCGACGGCACCGACGTCATCGTCAAAGTCCAGCGGCCGAAGGCCCTCAACCAGGTCAACCAGGACCTCGACATCATCCTGCGTCTGGCCAGGTGGCTCAACAAGACCACGGTGTGGGGTCAAGATCTGGGTATTGAGAACCTGGCCAAGGGGTTCGCCAACTCCCTCGAGGAGGAGCTGGACTATCGGATCGAGCTCGGCAATATGCGTGCCATCGAGGACAGTCTGCGACGATCGGGCAAATTCTCCGTGACCGTGCCCCACAGCTACCCGGAGCTCTCGAGCGAACGGCTCCTCATCATGGACAGACTTCCCGGTCGCCCTGTGTCCTCGGCCGGGCAGCTCTTGGCCGAACTCTCCCAGAAGGAGCGAAAGGCACTGGCCACCACCCTCCTGGGAGCGACGCTCGAACAGATCATCACCGACGGCGTCTTCCATTCGGACCTGCATGCGGGCAACATCTTCATCATGCCCGAGGGCGGATTGGGACTGTTGGACTTCGGCGCGGTCGGCCGACTCGACCCGGGAACACAGACGGCTCTGGGCCTCATGCTCTACTCGATCGACCAGAACGACAGCGCCGGAGCCACGGACTCCCTCATCGAACTCCTCGGCCGCCCGGAGAATCTCGACGATCGGGCCGTTGAACGTGCCGTCGGCGAACTGCTCACTCGCTACGGCGGCGGAAACAGGTCGTACAACGGTCAGAAGCTCTTCGACGACCTGTTCAACCTGGTTCTGGCCCATCGGTTCTCGGTCCCGGCCCCGATCAGCGCGGCCTTCCGAGCCATGGCCTCGGTCGAGGGCGCGCTCCTCGTCATCGACCCCACCTTCGACGTGGTCGACGTCGCCCGCAACGAGGGCAACCGCCTCATGCGCAGCAAACTGAAGTCCACGAAGATCACCGACGAACTCCAGCGCCGTACGATGCAGATCCTGCCGATGATCGACCGGATGCCTCGGCGGCTCAACAAGATCACCGAGGACCTCGAGCAGGGACGCTTCTCGATGAACATGCGAGTGCTCGAGAACACCTCCGATCGACGGTTCCTCACGAGCCTGTTCCAGCAGCTCATCGTCGCCGTCCTGGCCGGTGCCGCCGTCTTGGGGGCGATCATGCTCATCACCAGCGAGGAGGGACCGCTGCTGACCGAGGGCATCCACCTCTACGCGTTCTTCGGGTTCGTCCTGCTCTTCGGGGGCTTCGTCCTGAGCATGCGCTCCCTCATGCTCGTGTTCAAACGCGGCGTGGACGGTTAA
- a CDS encoding tryptophan 2,3-dioxygenase, with protein sequence MTHDDTTSKKNERDLEDGIHTDLRSTMTYGSYLSLDRLLTSQHPVSEPVHHDELLFIIQHQTTELWFKLVIHELLDARRLIADDQLQLALKRIARVKHIQKTLTEQWSVLATLTPSEYVGFRDELGQSSGFQSWQYRAVEFLLGNKNAGMLQVFDGEPEARAQLETYLNEPSVYDEFLRALARRGLPVPQRLLERDVSVAHTFDEELLDAFRIIYENPEKYWLEYESCEELVDLEENFQFWRYRHMRTVLRIIGMKRGTGGSSGVGFLQKALDLTFFPELFDIRTGIENGPGTATAPAARSGDAASGCPGM encoded by the coding sequence ATGACTCACGATGACACCACGTCGAAGAAGAACGAACGCGACCTCGAGGACGGCATCCACACGGACCTGCGGTCGACGATGACCTACGGGTCCTATCTCAGCCTCGACCGTCTGCTGACGTCCCAGCACCCGGTCAGCGAACCGGTCCACCACGACGAGCTGCTGTTCATCATCCAGCACCAGACCACGGAGCTGTGGTTCAAACTCGTCATCCACGAACTCCTCGACGCCCGCCGCCTCATCGCCGACGACCAGCTCCAGCTGGCGCTCAAGCGCATCGCCCGCGTCAAGCACATCCAGAAGACCCTGACGGAGCAGTGGTCGGTGCTCGCGACGCTGACGCCGAGCGAATACGTCGGGTTCCGCGATGAGCTCGGCCAGTCATCGGGCTTCCAGTCCTGGCAGTACCGGGCGGTGGAGTTCCTGCTCGGCAACAAGAACGCCGGCATGCTGCAGGTCTTCGACGGAGAGCCCGAGGCCCGCGCGCAGCTCGAGACGTACCTCAACGAGCCGAGCGTCTACGACGAATTCCTGCGCGCCCTCGCCCGTCGCGGACTCCCGGTTCCCCAGCGACTGCTCGAGAGGGACGTGAGCGTGGCGCACACCTTCGACGAGGAACTCCTCGACGCCTTCCGCATCATCTACGAGAACCCCGAGAAGTACTGGTTGGAGTACGAGAGCTGTGAGGAGCTGGTCGACCTCGAGGAGAACTTCCAGTTCTGGCGCTACCGGCACATGCGCACGGTGCTGCGCATCATCGGCATGAAGCGCGGCACCGGCGGTTCGAGCGGCGTCGGGTTCCTTCAGAAGGCCCTCGACCTGACCTTCTTCCCCGAGCTGTTCGACATCCGCACCGGCATCGAGAACGGGCCCGGCACCGCAACCGCACCTGCCGCTCGGTCCGGTGACGCGGCCTCCGGCTGCCCGGGGATGTGA
- a CDS encoding protealysin inhibitor emfourin, whose amino-acid sequence MSECGSSGGGGVGFGRIVIARSGGFAGLSLVWDLDIDASSLREEIGSQVTRLPWPSTAADGAEPAHVGPGEAGAGGAGQADRFVYEIESRYGRARLGETELTGEWRLLVDTVRQVAEPQRRTPGAGQ is encoded by the coding sequence GTGAGCGAGTGTGGCTCGAGCGGCGGTGGCGGTGTCGGATTCGGTCGCATCGTCATCGCTCGTTCGGGAGGGTTCGCCGGTCTCAGCCTCGTCTGGGACCTCGACATCGATGCGAGCTCCCTCCGTGAGGAGATCGGCTCTCAGGTGACTCGTCTGCCTTGGCCGTCTACTGCCGCAGACGGGGCGGAACCGGCCCATGTCGGGCCGGGCGAAGCCGGGGCGGGAGGCGCCGGGCAGGCTGATCGCTTCGTCTACGAGATCGAGAGCCGCTACGGTCGAGCCCGCCTCGGCGAAACCGAACTCACAGGAGAGTGGAGGCTGCTCGTCGACACCGTTCGGCAGGTGGCAGAACCTCAGAGGAGGACGCCGGGCGCCGGGCAGTGA
- a CDS encoding M4 family metallopeptidase, which translates to MSNRHVIPPYLLDSLAERGGERFPRAARAARSARMSDESSRSLRAEGLRYTPLLEDSESGSRGAAGSATGASGVKRIIHDAQGTETLPGVLVRSEGEEPVSDEAVNEAYDGLGASYSLFAEVFDRDSLDGKGMPLIASVHYGQDYDNAFFDGRLMVFGDGDDEVFTGFTGSLSIIGHELSHGVISHTADLEYSGQPGALNEHCADVFGALTEQHDAGQSADQATWLIGAGVFTPDVTGQALRSMIAPGTAYDDDVLGTDPQPDHMNDFITTDSDNGGVHLNSGIPNRAFALAATNLGGRAWETVGQVWFAVLVGSQITTRTDFAGFAALTIAEAAAAFGEGSDVHDALVQSWDAVGVTRAAGRGNVGSGS; encoded by the coding sequence ATGAGCAATCGTCATGTGATCCCGCCCTACCTCCTTGATTCCCTCGCCGAGCGCGGAGGCGAGAGGTTCCCCCGCGCCGCTCGTGCCGCTCGCAGCGCTCGGATGTCCGACGAATCCTCTCGCAGCCTGCGCGCCGAGGGGCTGCGCTACACGCCGCTGCTCGAGGACTCGGAGTCCGGGTCCCGGGGCGCTGCGGGGTCGGCGACAGGCGCATCGGGTGTCAAGCGGATCATCCATGACGCGCAGGGCACCGAGACCCTGCCGGGAGTCCTCGTCCGCAGCGAGGGCGAAGAGCCGGTCTCCGACGAAGCGGTCAACGAGGCCTACGACGGACTCGGTGCCTCCTACTCGCTCTTCGCCGAGGTCTTCGATCGCGACTCGCTCGATGGCAAGGGGATGCCGCTCATCGCCAGCGTCCACTACGGCCAGGACTATGACAATGCCTTCTTCGACGGTCGGCTCATGGTCTTCGGTGACGGCGATGACGAGGTCTTCACCGGGTTCACGGGATCGCTGTCGATCATCGGCCACGAGCTCAGCCACGGCGTCATCAGCCATACCGCGGATCTCGAGTACTCCGGACAGCCCGGGGCACTCAACGAGCACTGCGCCGACGTCTTCGGTGCCCTGACCGAACAGCACGATGCCGGGCAGAGCGCTGACCAAGCCACCTGGCTCATCGGCGCCGGAGTCTTCACCCCCGACGTCACCGGTCAGGCTCTGCGCTCCATGATCGCGCCCGGCACCGCCTATGACGACGATGTCCTCGGCACGGATCCGCAGCCCGACCACATGAACGACTTCATCACCACGGACTCCGACAACGGTGGGGTCCATCTCAATTCCGGCATCCCCAACCGCGCCTTCGCGCTTGCGGCGACCAACCTCGGCGGACGAGCATGGGAGACCGTGGGACAGGTGTGGTTCGCCGTCCTTGTAGGGTCCCAGATCACCACCCGCACCGACTTCGCGGGCTTCGCGGCGCTGACCATCGCCGAGGCGGCCGCGGCCTTCGGTGAGGGATCCGACGTTCACGACGCCCTCGTCCAGAGCTGGGACGCCGTCGGCGTCACCCGAGCGGCAGGACGGGGCAACGTGGGGAGCGGCTCGTGA